The nucleotide sequence CCAAGATAAATCGAAATTTACTATTTGCGTTTTCTTATCAAAAGAAATTTGTTTGACTTGAATATCGTTCGCAAAATTTAGCGATGGAATTAATATGCTTATCGCAAGTAATAATTGTTTTAACACTCTCATAATCTGTTGTTTTATCCAAATATTATAAAAGTATATCAAAAAAGTGACTCATTTAGGTGCAAAACGGTTCAAGATTGTTAAAATAGTGTTAAACACGAGTTGTTTGCTATATCATTGCAAAAAGGCATTCATTCTTGATTCTATAATAATCCGTAATTTTGAAGTGATTTCACACCTATAAAATGCCAAAACCTAAAGGACAAAAGAATACTAAAAATAAAGCCAAGCATTCTAAGCTTATGGCAAAGAAAGTGAATAAGCTTAAAAAGGAAGAGGCGCTTCGTAAAGAGCGTTTAAAGGCTATTGTTCAAAAGGCGAAAGAGAGTAAGTAGTAGTTTTTAGTTTTGAGGTTCTATTATACAGATTGCTTCGTCACTTCGTTTCTCGCAATGGCGTGATTAATTTTGTATAGCTTCTATTTGAAAGATTACCGCGTCGCTCTGCTCCTCGTAATGACGCAAGTTTGTAATTATTTTACTCTAATAACATTAAAATATAAAACGTAACGTCATTGCGAACCTAGTGAAGCAATCTGTTTATTATGTAACTCTGATTAGAAAGATTACTTCGTCACTTCGTCACTTCGTTCCTCGTAATGACGAGGTATACTATAGTTTTTAATATTTAATTATACTTAGCTTCTATATTTTTCCATATACCCATTCAGTTTTTCGTTTAATTGATGATAACTTATCTCTAATCCAGATCCTACAATATTAAACGGAGAGTTATATTTATTAATATTAAATTTCATCAATCTTTTTCTAATTAAATTTGTTTCTTTCTCTAACCAATACTCAGGGTTATGAACTCTAACTATCATTATTTTTGTTCTTTTAATTCTTATTTGATCAAAAGCATAAATATCATTCCATTTAATAAACTCTGTTAGTGATTTTTTAGGATTTATATTAAGTCCGTTAGAATCCATAATCAAAATTAATTGAGGCTTTATTAATCTTTTAATCCCTAGAACTACTCCAATTCCAAAAAATAGAATTGCAACAATACCAATGCTTCGATTTAAAATTGAAGATTCTATTTCAATATCCAAAAAATTAGTATCTAAATTATCTGCGTTTATTATAAGCCATACTCCATAAGCAACAAATATGCTTGATATAAGTAACATAGGAATTGACTTTTTTTTACTAGTATACACTTCTGTTTTATCCATAAATTATATAGCTGTTTTAATCGTATGCAATTGATTTTCTTTCCAAAATGGCTATACTACTCTATTTTTTTACCAGGAACATTTTGACCTCCTTGATGTAATGTTAAGCTTTCAACCTTACCATTAGCATCTTTATTAAAGGTTACACTAGCTTCTACTACTTTTAAGAAAAATTCGTTTTGAGCAGATGCAAAAATTTCAAATTGTGGTTGCCCTGTGGCCTGAACAAATAACTGTTGCCCTGTTCTTGTAACCACGATATGAAATTCCGGAGTTAGCTCATATTTACCTACATAAGTTTCTAACACCTCTTCAGCCACAGTAATTTCTTCTACTTTTTTAGGCAGTGTTAGCTTACGAGTAGGATCTAATACTGCTAATCCTAAATCATCTATACTTTCTGTAGAATTGGTTAATACGACTACTCCTTTTTGAGTGCCTTCTATAAATCCAGCAAAAGCCCTATATCCTCCAGTACCTCCGTTATGCCATATAACTTTTTTACTATCACCTGTATTGGCATAATGCCAGCCTAGCCCCATTTCAAAATTTTGTGCTGCATTACTATATGCAGATTGATGACTTAGTTGCATCGCTTTAGACATAGGTGTGTCTTGGGGCGTCATATTTGCTTTAATGAATTTTACCATATCACTAGCTGTAGATCGGATCCCTCCTGCTCCTGCTAAACTATTAATATCCCAATTTTCTGCTTCTCGTCCGGCAGTGTGCCCTTTTGCTAGGCGTGCTTTCATAGCTGGTGTAAAGGCAATTCTAGTATCACCCATACCATAGGTGTTTGCTATTTTTTCTATCATTAAGGCTTCATACCCCTTACCACTTTTTAATTCTAGAATATGCCCTAGTAAGCCCATTCCGTAATTAGAATACTCATATGATTCTCCAATATCTCTACTTAACTCATGTGCAGATAAAAAGCTATATACCTGCTCTACAGAATAATCGGCAAACGGATTATTAGGGTTTGCTGGCGTAAAATTATCTGGCATCCGAGGTAATCCAGATGAGTGTGTTGCCAGATCTTTTAATGTAATCTCTTTATCATTTTGGGTTGGAACTTTTACTCCTT is from Flavobacteriaceae bacterium and encodes:
- a CDS encoding serine hydrolase, with translation MKKITLLLVLLCMSVVVKAQQHKIPSSIKEFVKARVDTDKNVGIVVGYINGDAIEYFSYGKTALTNGTDVNENSVFEIGSISKTFTTIMLSDQVLQGNMKLSDPISKYLPEGVKVPTQNDKEITLKDLATHSSGLPRMPDNFTPANPNNPFADYSVEQVYSFLSAHELSRDIGESYEYSNYGMGLLGHILELKSGKGYEALMIEKIANTYGMGDTRIAFTPAMKARLAKGHTAGREAENWDINSLAGAGGIRSTASDMVKFIKANMTPQDTPMSKAMQLSHQSAYSNAAQNFEMGLGWHYANTGDSKKVIWHNGGTGGYRAFAGFIEGTQKGVVVLTNSTESIDDLGLAVLDPTRKLTLPKKVEEITVAEEVLETYVGKYELTPEFHIVVTRTGQQLFVQATGQPQFEIFASAQNEFFLKVVEASVTFNKDANGKVESLTLHQGGQNVPGKKIE